One window from the genome of Natronomonas pharaonis DSM 2160 encodes:
- a CDS encoding helix-turn-helix domain-containing protein: MRQPGTWMTIWDDRILEHIRAEDGGRVGELADKENIRVTNTHVSRRCKKLAEHGLLRDLGNGVYVITEEGEAYLDGEYDAENHVYLNDNETESGPTAGEEPGEI; encoded by the coding sequence ATGAGACAGCCCGGAACATGGATGACTATCTGGGATGACAGAATCTTAGAGCATATTCGTGCGGAAGACGGCGGGCGAGTCGGTGAGCTGGCCGACAAGGAAAATATCCGAGTGACTAACACACACGTATCCCGGCGATGCAAGAAGCTCGCCGAGCACGGCCTTCTACGCGACCTCGGCAACGGTGTCTATGTCATCACCGAAGAGGGAGAGGCATACTTGGATGGCGAGTACGACGCGGAGAATCACGTCTACCTGAACGACAACGAGACGGAAAGCGGGCCAACTGCAGGCGAAGAGCCAGGTGAGATATGA
- a CDS encoding tyrosine-type recombinase/integrase — translation MSDDLEPIAPAEAVEMYIEARQDDCTENTIEGQYYRLQAFLAWCDEEDITNLNELDGRDLYAYRVWRREGGYSDTELAGATLRGDLATLRAFLRFCGEVEAVPPEFFDRVPLPSVSGGADVSASTLDPDRAQAILEYLQQFEYASKRHVIVLLLWHAGCRVGALRALDVDDLDLAGDRPNATGPGIKFVHRPDEGTPLKNKRKSERWNTISEGVANVIEDYIASRRTEAEDDYGRRPLISTRYGRMSRSAIRQELYRVTRPCWYNDGCPHDRDPDECEATDDGSMSKCPSSRSPHDVRSGRLTFYRLREVDEKVVSDRMDASEEILDKHYDRRSERQKAEQRRSHLPDV, via the coding sequence ATGAGCGACGACCTCGAACCGATTGCCCCTGCGGAGGCTGTCGAGATGTATATCGAGGCCCGGCAGGACGACTGTACCGAGAACACGATTGAGGGGCAGTATTACCGGCTACAGGCGTTCTTGGCGTGGTGCGACGAAGAGGATATTACCAACCTCAACGAACTGGACGGTCGGGACCTATACGCCTATCGCGTCTGGCGACGGGAGGGCGGCTACAGCGATACCGAACTCGCGGGGGCAACGCTCCGGGGCGATTTGGCGACGCTTCGCGCGTTCCTCCGGTTCTGCGGTGAAGTCGAAGCGGTCCCGCCAGAGTTCTTCGACCGCGTTCCGCTCCCCTCGGTAAGCGGGGGCGCTGATGTCAGCGCCAGCACGCTCGACCCCGATAGGGCGCAGGCCATTCTCGAATATCTTCAGCAATTCGAGTACGCCTCGAAGCGCCACGTCATCGTGCTGTTGCTGTGGCACGCTGGGTGCCGTGTCGGTGCCCTCCGAGCGCTCGACGTTGACGACCTCGACCTTGCGGGCGACCGACCGAACGCCACCGGTCCGGGTATCAAGTTCGTACACCGACCTGACGAGGGGACGCCGCTGAAGAACAAGCGAAAGAGCGAACGCTGGAACACAATCAGCGAAGGTGTCGCGAATGTCATCGAGGATTACATCGCCAGCCGCCGAACAGAGGCCGAAGACGACTACGGCCGTCGGCCGCTGATTTCCACGCGGTACGGCCGGATGAGCCGGTCAGCGATTCGGCAGGAGCTCTATCGAGTGACGCGCCCCTGCTGGTACAACGACGGCTGCCCACACGACCGGGACCCCGATGAGTGCGAAGCGACCGACGACGGCAGCATGAGTAAATGCCCGTCATCCCGCTCGCCGCACGACGTTCGGAGCGGTCGCCTCACCTTCTACCGACTGCGTGAGGTGGACGAGAAAGTCGTCAGCGACCGGATGGATGCCAGCGAGGAGATTCTCGACAAGCACTACGACCGTCGTTCCGAGCGCCAGAAGGCCGAACAACGCCGTTCTCACCTTCCAGACGTATGA
- a CDS encoding flavin reductase, which yields MSHQTMGLTDDRDLVTLQPDQPFFETLYTVSPLVVIGTREADGSENLAPKHMAFPLGWGDHFGFVCKPAHGTYENVERTGEFTVSYPRPDEVLEASLAAAPRDSEGDKPTLEDIETATGESVNAPAVADAYAVLECELDRIVAGFGDAGLVAGKAVAKHVHTDAHRTHDEEPEVLLEQAPALAYLYPDRFAEIRETQAFPFPEGFER from the coding sequence ATGTCACATCAAACCATGGGACTAACTGACGACCGGGACCTCGTGACGCTACAGCCCGACCAACCGTTCTTTGAGACGCTATACACCGTGTCGCCGCTGGTAGTCATCGGCACGCGTGAGGCCGATGGGTCGGAGAACCTGGCTCCGAAGCATATGGCGTTTCCGCTCGGGTGGGGAGACCACTTCGGTTTCGTCTGCAAGCCCGCCCACGGCACCTACGAGAACGTCGAGCGGACGGGGGAGTTCACCGTCAGCTATCCGCGGCCGGACGAGGTACTGGAAGCCAGTCTGGCCGCCGCCCCCCGTGACAGCGAGGGCGACAAGCCGACGCTCGAAGACATCGAGACAGCGACCGGCGAAAGCGTCAACGCGCCGGCGGTCGCCGACGCCTACGCGGTCCTTGAATGCGAACTCGACCGAATCGTTGCGGGGTTCGGTGACGCCGGCCTCGTCGCCGGCAAGGCCGTCGCCAAGCACGTCCACACCGATGCTCACCGGACCCACGACGAGGAACCGGAAGTCCTGCTGGAGCAGGCTCCGGCGCTGGCGTACCTCTATCCCGACCGGTTCGCGGAGATACGCGAGACGCAAGCGTTCCCGTTCCCGGAGGGGTTCGAGCGATGA